From one Ferrovibrio sp. MS7 genomic stretch:
- the qatC gene encoding Qat anti-phage system QueC-like protein QatC, whose translation MRRHVIIGRYGPGDRSRVPLGDGETQTRLDLVLGDRTLDHGIGRAINDLSRLGVHPSEVGVDILVLAAHVHAADTRISRASESQDGWTREIRLIVPVAAPDRWTAVAPIFVRMLNFLTGDHWSLAFRPRPRSFTRVASASPARLIGPPFDDLALFSGGLDSLIGAIDALENGRTPLLISHAGEGATSDAQSTIFDALKAHYRGRAFDRLRLWMAYPNDFVRGSGGENTTRGRSFLFFALGIFAGSGLEAPFTLKVPENGLIAVNVPLDPLRLGALSTRTTHPFYIARWNDALHGLGVNGRIENPYWDKTKGEMVAACANGALLRRLVPSSLSCAAPTKGRWQGLSTQHCGYCLPCLIRRAALVAGLRPDPDPTVYTVDDLTARALDTRQSEGVQIRSFQLAIERLRARPALAPILIHKPGPLFDESPARQAALAGVYRRGLEEVGALLTGVRTRPG comes from the coding sequence ATGAGGAGGCACGTCATCATAGGCCGGTACGGCCCCGGCGACCGCAGCCGCGTTCCACTTGGCGATGGAGAAACCCAAACCCGTCTCGACCTGGTTCTCGGCGACCGGACACTCGATCACGGAATCGGCCGCGCGATAAACGATCTCTCTCGCCTCGGCGTTCACCCCTCCGAAGTTGGAGTGGACATTCTGGTTCTGGCTGCGCACGTCCATGCTGCCGACACCCGCATTTCGCGAGCGAGCGAATCGCAGGATGGCTGGACACGCGAAATCCGACTGATCGTTCCCGTCGCTGCCCCCGATAGGTGGACCGCTGTTGCGCCGATATTCGTTCGGATGCTGAACTTCCTCACCGGTGACCACTGGTCGCTTGCGTTCCGCCCGCGGCCACGCAGCTTCACAAGGGTCGCATCGGCATCACCCGCCAGGCTTATCGGCCCTCCCTTTGATGACTTGGCCCTCTTCTCGGGTGGTCTCGACAGCCTGATCGGCGCGATCGATGCACTTGAAAATGGTCGAACGCCGCTTCTGATCAGCCATGCCGGCGAGGGTGCGACCAGCGATGCACAGTCTACTATCTTTGACGCCTTGAAGGCCCACTATCGCGGCCGCGCCTTCGATCGCTTGCGCCTCTGGATGGCATACCCGAATGACTTCGTTCGTGGTTCAGGCGGAGAGAACACAACCCGTGGAAGGTCGTTCCTCTTTTTCGCGCTCGGCATCTTTGCCGGTAGCGGCCTCGAGGCCCCCTTCACTCTCAAAGTCCCAGAGAACGGCCTCATAGCCGTCAACGTGCCACTCGATCCATTGCGCCTGGGAGCGCTGAGCACACGCACGACCCATCCCTTCTACATCGCCCGCTGGAATGACGCCCTCCATGGGCTCGGCGTGAACGGGCGAATCGAAAATCCTTACTGGGATAAAACCAAAGGGGAGATGGTGGCGGCCTGTGCCAACGGCGCACTTTTGCGCCGCCTCGTCCCCTCATCGCTATCCTGCGCAGCTCCGACCAAGGGACGCTGGCAGGGCCTTAGTACACAACATTGCGGTTATTGCCTCCCCTGTCTCATTCGACGGGCAGCACTCGTTGCCGGCCTCCGCCCCGATCCCGATCCGACCGTCTATACGGTCGACGACCTCACCGCCCGAGCACTCGACACACGCCAATCGGAAGGCGTCCAGATCCGCTCTTTCCAGCTCGCTATCGAGCGGCTTCGCGCCCGACCGGCACTGGCGCCAATCCTCATCCACAAGCCGGGACCGCTTTTCGATGAATCTCCAGCCCGGCAAGCAGCCCTTGCCGGCGTCTACCGACGCGGGCT